A window of Eubacteriaceae bacterium ES3 contains these coding sequences:
- a CDS encoding DUF368 domain-containing protein: MALADSVPGVSGGTIAFVLGFYDKFIGSINDLFYEKGNKRKEAIIFLLKLGIGWVTGMIGAVLVISNAFEEHIYLTSSLFLGLIVASIPIVIREEKDALIERKSNLIFTLVGALLVIGITVFNNTSFMTEINLNSLNIFLIVYIFICGMIAISAMFLPGISGSSLLLILGLYVPIMNALNESLHFNSSYLPGFLLFGAGIVTGAFTVVKGIKLCLERYRSKTMYSVIGLMIGSLYAVVMGPTTLEIPSAAMSLSTFHLSAFVMGGLLVSILQSSGKKKAKIAGNI, translated from the coding sequence ATGGCTTTGGCAGACAGTGTGCCTGGTGTATCGGGCGGGACAATTGCATTTGTTCTGGGATTTTATGACAAGTTTATTGGCAGTATCAATGATCTCTTCTATGAAAAAGGTAATAAAAGAAAAGAAGCAATTATTTTTCTTTTAAAGCTTGGAATCGGCTGGGTAACAGGAATGATTGGTGCAGTATTGGTGATTTCAAATGCCTTTGAAGAGCATATTTATCTGACATCTTCATTGTTTTTAGGGTTGATCGTAGCATCGATTCCGATTGTTATCAGAGAAGAAAAAGACGCATTGATAGAACGAAAAAGCAATCTGATTTTCACTTTGGTCGGAGCATTGCTGGTTATTGGGATTACTGTCTTTAATAATACAAGTTTTATGACGGAGATCAACTTAAATAGCCTAAACATTTTTCTAATCGTCTATATTTTTATCTGCGGCATGATTGCAATATCAGCCATGTTTTTACCAGGTATTTCAGGTTCTTCCTTATTGTTGATTTTAGGTTTGTATGTACCGATAATGAACGCGCTTAATGAAAGTCTGCATTTTAATAGCTCATATCTTCCGGGGTTTCTTTTGTTTGGAGCAGGTATTGTCACAGGTGCCTTTACAGTGGTAAAAGGCATAAAGTTGTGTCTGGAAAGGTATCGCTCAAAAACAATGTACTCTGTCATTGGTTTAATGATTGGTTCATTGTATGCAGTTGTAATGGGACCAACAACTCTGGAAATTCCGTCAGCCGCCATGTCATTAAGTACTTTTCATTTAAGTGCTTTTGTGATGGGCGGCTTACTGGTAAGCATATTACAGAGTTCTGGAAAGAAAAAAGCAAAAATTGCAGGTAACATATAA
- a CDS encoding phosphodiester glycosidase family protein, with product MKKNLSKPYWWAIIYSVLLTGCFIFVMLDSFVIEKAYAVVDTNIDTGVSTETLDSATLNETSGAVITENSYQDEEISITISVIEEYDSTIYIADIELEDPSLLKTALAGNTYGRNIKATTSEIADSVDAIFAINGDYYGFRDDGYVLRNGVVYRDVARESGDDQALVVDDDGNLSIINESEISIDSFDTDSISQILSFGPALIENGVIVVDQNSEVDKAMTSNPRTAIGQISEGHYIIIVSDGRTDESAGLSLEELATVMQEQGCTVAYNLDGGGSSTMVFNGEVINQPTSGKTIEEREVSDIVYIGY from the coding sequence TTGAAAAAAAATCTTTCAAAACCCTACTGGTGGGCGATTATTTACAGCGTTCTTTTAACGGGGTGTTTTATATTTGTAATGTTAGATAGCTTTGTAATAGAAAAGGCTTATGCTGTCGTAGATACAAACATTGACACGGGAGTTTCTACAGAAACTCTGGATTCAGCGACTTTAAATGAGACAAGTGGTGCAGTGATTACAGAAAATTCTTATCAGGATGAAGAAATCAGCATTACTATTAGTGTAATTGAAGAGTATGATTCAACTATTTATATTGCCGACATTGAACTTGAAGATCCAAGTCTTTTGAAAACTGCCTTAGCAGGAAATACCTATGGACGTAATATTAAAGCGACAACTTCTGAAATAGCTGACAGTGTGGATGCGATCTTTGCCATCAACGGTGATTACTATGGATTTAGAGATGACGGATATGTCCTAAGAAACGGAGTTGTCTATCGCGACGTGGCCAGAGAATCAGGCGATGATCAGGCACTTGTAGTAGATGATGATGGAAATCTTTCGATCATCAATGAAAGTGAAATCTCTATAGATTCATTTGATACAGACAGTATCAGCCAGATCCTTTCATTTGGTCCAGCACTGATTGAGAACGGTGTAATTGTCGTTGATCAAAACAGTGAAGTTGACAAAGCGATGACCAGTAATCCGAGAACGGCAATCGGTCAGATTTCCGAGGGGCATTATATCATCATTGTATCAGATGGCCGAACTGATGAAAGTGCGGGTTTGTCACTAGAAGAACTGGCAACTGTTATGCAGGAACAGGGATGCACAGTGGCTTACAATCTTGATGGTGGTGGCTCTTCAACAATGGTCTTTAACGGAGAAGTGATTAATCAGCCAACGAGCGGGAAAACGATTGAAGAAAGGGAGGTCAGCGACATTGTTTACATTGGATATTAA
- a CDS encoding bifunctional glycosyltransferase family 2/GtrA family protein, whose amino-acid sequence MRPIVIIPAYKPDKRLVILVDELIEKNFNMVVVDDGSGVESEVIFDIIKKKVHVNFCQHLENRGKGAALKTGIAFAMQKYPETCGVVTADSDGQHKPDDIEKIADELVKSGDQIILGSRNFSGKQVPFKSRWGNRITSLAYLLSTGRKCRDTQTGLRGIPAKMAKIALAVPGDRYEYEMNFLMEAGRAQYEIREVPIETVYIDENKSSHFHAIKDSARIYFNILKFSLSSLISAIIDNSLFALFMVFAFTTSSTGILAATIMARIISGGINFLINKHWVFRSAEHKGKELLKYMILFTSQMFLSWFFVSSLSIFTIHLSILKIFVDSSLFIISYFVQRNLIFTEKRKEIRFH is encoded by the coding sequence ATGAGACCGATAGTGATTATTCCTGCCTATAAACCCGATAAACGCCTAGTTATATTAGTTGATGAATTAATAGAAAAAAATTTTAATATGGTCGTTGTGGATGATGGTAGTGGAGTCGAAAGTGAAGTCATCTTTGATATAATCAAGAAAAAAGTCCATGTTAATTTTTGTCAGCATCTGGAAAATAGGGGAAAAGGGGCAGCTCTAAAAACAGGGATTGCTTTTGCTATGCAAAAGTATCCAGAAACTTGCGGTGTTGTAACGGCTGATTCTGACGGACAGCATAAACCGGATGATATCGAAAAAATCGCTGATGAACTTGTGAAGAGCGGTGACCAGATTATTTTGGGGTCACGAAATTTTAGCGGAAAACAGGTGCCGTTTAAAAGTCGATGGGGCAATCGAATTACTTCACTGGCATATCTTTTGAGCACTGGTCGAAAATGTAGGGATACCCAGACGGGACTAAGAGGAATTCCAGCCAAAATGGCAAAAATTGCATTAGCTGTACCAGGAGATCGTTATGAATATGAAATGAATTTTCTGATGGAAGCTGGCAGAGCCCAATATGAAATAAGAGAAGTTCCCATTGAAACAGTCTATATCGATGAAAACAAATCTTCACATTTTCATGCAATCAAGGACTCTGCAAGAATTTATTTTAATATTTTAAAATTCAGTTTATCTTCGCTGATTTCAGCAATCATTGATAATTCGCTATTTGCATTGTTTATGGTTTTCGCATTTACGACGTCGTCAACTGGCATTTTGGCTGCAACAATTATGGCACGAATTATTTCTGGAGGTATTAATTTTTTGATAAATAAGCACTGGGTTTTTAGGTCAGCAGAACACAAAGGAAAAGAATTGCTGAAGTATATGATTCTCTTTACTTCACAAATGTTTTTGAGCTGGTTTTTTGTCAGCAGTTTGAGTATTTTCACGATACATTTGAGTATTCTAAAAATATTCGTGGATAGCAGTTTATTTATTATTAGTTATTTTGTTCAGAGAAATCTGATTTTTACTGAAAAAAGAAAGGAGATCCGCTTCCATTGA
- a CDS encoding guanosine polyphosphate pyrophosphohydrolase has protein sequence MKKLNDYLYSGDTVLRILQRYSEDLKHSAKETHNQIDLVHCNFLLQIAELLQHNDFLTSQSQRIREFYKLMATDYDFLAFTFKGRIKSLIRAESKFNGYIVEYIYEYYIKHGNYPSLPELKSALGCFRDLIAYRIVISLPKCHLKEGQNISEEELKYLYKVANQLPGFLEERGFSAELAALSGQENSHLLDESVRPYYRDYIVNSESNGYQSLHITFYDIIARCYVEVQLRTKEMDDFAEIGPANHLGYEKRQESERARRDAIPVGENIYFDDAYERGIALQQLELSKLDVNMFSAMNNSLINDGCGLFRGRQILPFEHLSRFQNDIVD, from the coding sequence ATGAAAAAATTAAATGATTATTTATATTCAGGTGATACAGTCCTAAGGATTTTACAAAGGTATTCCGAAGATTTGAAACATTCTGCAAAGGAGACTCATAATCAGATCGATCTGGTGCACTGTAATTTTTTACTTCAAATTGCTGAGCTTCTCCAACATAACGATTTCTTGACTTCTCAATCGCAGCGAATAAGGGAGTTTTATAAACTAATGGCTACCGATTACGATTTTCTGGCTTTTACTTTTAAAGGACGAATAAAGTCGTTAATCCGTGCCGAGTCGAAATTTAATGGTTATATAGTCGAATATATTTATGAGTATTATATTAAACATGGCAATTATCCGTCATTACCGGAATTAAAAAGTGCCTTGGGTTGTTTTCGCGATCTGATCGCCTACAGAATTGTGATATCTTTACCAAAATGTCATCTTAAAGAAGGGCAGAATATTAGTGAAGAAGAATTAAAGTATTTATATAAAGTCGCTAACCAATTGCCTGGATTTTTGGAAGAAAGAGGTTTTTCAGCTGAGTTAGCAGCACTATCGGGACAGGAAAATTCACATTTATTGGATGAGTCGGTTAGGCCATATTATCGAGACTATATTGTCAATTCCGAGTCGAACGGTTATCAGTCTTTGCATATAACTTTTTATGATATTATTGCTCGTTGCTATGTGGAAGTTCAACTGCGGACTAAAGAAATGGATGATTTTGCCGAAATTGGACCAGCAAATCATTTGGGTTATGAAAAACGTCAGGAAAGTGAAAGAGCTAGACGGGATGCCATTCCTGTAGGGGAAAATATTTATTTTGATGATGCCTATGAAAGAGGAATCGCCTTACAGCAGCTGGAATTGTCTAAATTAGATGTCAATATGTTTTCGGCTATGAATAACTCTCTGATTAATGATGGTTGCGGACTTTTTCGAGGTCGGCAAATTCTGCCTTTTGAGCATTTGTCAAGATTCCAAAATGACATTGTTGATTAA
- a CDS encoding flavoprotein, translating to MLKYKTITLGITACSPAIKALDLITELRKLGACVHVIMTPNAVNFVSPLLIQREAGTPVLIEQFELPKVYDSNHQSIAAQSNLFLIAPASANILGKAANGIADNLLSSKVLSAKSPIMIATHINPAMYSKKSVQRNVTQLKEDGFIFVEHPDENIKYESLFPGVEAIIKAVVNELSPQTQL from the coding sequence ATGTTAAAATATAAAACCATCACACTCGGTATCACCGCCTGCAGTCCGGCTATAAAAGCACTTGACCTAATTACAGAATTACGGAAACTTGGGGCTTGTGTTCATGTAATTATGACTCCAAATGCCGTTAATTTTGTCTCGCCGCTGCTTATTCAGCGAGAAGCCGGGACACCCGTATTAATCGAACAGTTTGAACTCCCAAAAGTTTATGATTCTAATCATCAATCAATAGCCGCTCAATCCAACTTATTTTTGATTGCACCTGCTTCAGCAAATATTCTCGGTAAAGCGGCTAATGGTATAGCCGATAATTTGCTTTCAAGTAAGGTTCTTTCTGCTAAATCACCGATTATGATTGCAACCCACATCAACCCTGCCATGTACAGCAAAAAAAGTGTCCAACGAAACGTAACTCAGTTAAAAGAGGACGGCTTTATCTTTGTCGAACATCCTGATGAAAATATCAAATACGAGAGTTTATTTCCCGGGGTTGAAGCAATCATCAAAGCAGTCGTCAATGAATTGTCTCCCCAAACTCAATTATAA
- a CDS encoding NAD(P)/FAD-dependent oxidoreductase translates to MSNVIIIGNGPAGISAGLYTTRAGIDTTIIGKDFGALEKATEIENYYGFGEPVAGKTLVNNGIKNIKRLGAQVITDEVLSFTYGSKKIVQTKNNEYAADSIILATGSSRAKPRVENLLEFEGRGVSYCAACDGFFHRGNDVAVLGTGDYAVHEALELVSVARSVTILTNGKEPTTIIPDNIKINKRKISFLEGDVSLESVVFDDGTSLSLSGFFVALGVAGSADLAVKLGVATADRLVLTDENMATNIPGVFAAGDCTGGLLQISKAVYEGAKAGTEAIEYIRSLSVQKSA, encoded by the coding sequence ATGTCAAATGTTATCATAATAGGAAATGGACCAGCCGGTATTTCAGCAGGTCTCTATACTACAAGAGCGGGAATTGATACAACGATTATCGGAAAAGACTTCGGGGCATTGGAAAAGGCAACAGAAATAGAAAACTACTATGGTTTTGGAGAGCCAGTTGCTGGAAAAACTCTGGTCAATAATGGGATAAAAAATATTAAAAGGCTTGGAGCTCAGGTGATAACTGATGAGGTGCTTAGTTTTACATATGGAAGTAAAAAAATCGTTCAAACCAAAAATAATGAATATGCTGCAGACAGTATTATTCTGGCAACTGGTTCATCGAGAGCAAAGCCAAGAGTAGAGAATTTATTGGAATTTGAAGGCCGGGGAGTAAGTTATTGTGCTGCCTGTGATGGTTTTTTTCATCGGGGAAATGACGTTGCTGTTTTAGGAACAGGCGATTATGCGGTGCACGAAGCATTGGAACTTGTTTCTGTTGCCCGCTCGGTTACTATTCTAACAAACGGAAAAGAACCGACTACAATAATTCCTGACAATATTAAAATCAACAAAAGAAAGATAAGTTTTCTGGAGGGCGATGTGTCGCTTGAATCGGTTGTTTTTGATGATGGAACGTCGCTTTCACTATCAGGCTTTTTCGTTGCTCTTGGTGTAGCAGGAAGTGCTGATCTGGCTGTTAAACTTGGGGTTGCAACCGCGGACAGACTAGTTTTGACTGATGAAAATATGGCAACTAATATTCCAGGAGTATTTGCAGCCGGTGATTGTACTGGCGGTTTGCTTCAAATTTCAAAAGCGGTATACGAAGGTGCAAAGGCTGGAACAGAGGCAATTGAATATATTCGCAGTTTATCGGTGCAAAAAAGTGCCTGA
- a CDS encoding 4Fe-4S dicluster domain-containing protein, translating to MGHITSKDAYKNLEERINWFTQGAPPTESLYKILQVLYTQEEAKKVALLPVRPFTAKKAGKIWNISELEAEVFLERLCEKALLVDSFYEGQRQFVMPPPMAGFIEFALMRTRGDINQKYLSELYYQYMNVEEDFVKDLFYATETFLGRVYVQEPVLTTEHTIHILDYEKASHIVEEATHIGLGTCYCRHKMLHTGHSCEIDAPLDVCLTFGNVARSLADNGQHARLIDKVEAMDVLERSYAANLVQMGENVREHPAFICNCCGCCCEALQAARKFSPMQPVATTNYIPVISEECIGCGKCEKVCPVLAIAMKNKQEGKDIAEVDQGICLGCGICVRSCPKKAIHLERREIQVITPVNSTHRFVLQAIEKGTLQNLIFDNQAFASHRAMAAVFGVILKLPPIKQILASKQFKSIYLDKLLWSKK from the coding sequence ATGGGACATATAACGAGTAAAGATGCATATAAGAATCTTGAAGAAAGAATTAACTGGTTTACCCAGGGCGCCCCACCCACAGAAAGCTTGTATAAAATATTGCAGGTTTTGTATACACAAGAGGAAGCAAAAAAAGTTGCATTGTTGCCTGTTCGTCCATTTACGGCAAAGAAAGCTGGCAAAATCTGGAATATCAGTGAGCTGGAAGCCGAAGTGTTTTTGGAGCGTCTGTGCGAGAAAGCACTGCTGGTAGATTCCTTTTATGAAGGCCAACGGCAATTTGTAATGCCACCTCCGATGGCTGGTTTTATTGAGTTTGCTTTGATGCGTACAAGAGGAGATATAAATCAGAAGTATTTAAGTGAGTTATATTATCAGTATATGAATGTTGAAGAAGACTTTGTTAAAGATCTTTTTTACGCAACTGAAACATTTCTTGGTCGGGTTTATGTTCAGGAACCTGTTCTGACAACGGAACACACCATTCATATTTTAGATTATGAAAAGGCCAGTCATATAGTTGAAGAAGCCACTCATATTGGACTCGGAACTTGTTACTGTCGACATAAAATGTTACACACAGGACATTCATGTGAGATTGATGCTCCCTTAGATGTTTGTCTTACTTTTGGGAATGTTGCCCGCTCTCTGGCAGATAATGGTCAGCATGCCAGGTTAATTGACAAAGTTGAGGCAATGGATGTGCTGGAACGTTCTTATGCTGCCAATCTGGTACAAATGGGAGAAAATGTGCGGGAACATCCAGCATTTATCTGCAATTGTTGTGGTTGTTGCTGTGAAGCCTTACAGGCCGCAAGAAAGTTTAGTCCCATGCAGCCTGTGGCCACTACCAATTATATACCTGTTATTTCAGAGGAGTGTATCGGGTGTGGTAAATGCGAAAAAGTCTGTCCAGTGTTGGCAATTGCCATGAAGAATAAGCAAGAGGGGAAGGATATAGCTGAGGTAGATCAAGGTATTTGTTTAGGTTGCGGCATTTGTGTCAGAAGTTGTCCGAAAAAGGCTATTCATTTAGAACGAAGAGAGATACAAGTTATCACCCCTGTCAACAGCACGCATCGGTTTGTGCTACAGGCCATTGAAAAAGGAACACTTCAAAATCTTATTTTTGATAATCAGGCGTTTGCCAGCCATCGTGCAATGGCAGCAGTATTTGGTGTGATTCTAAAATTGCCTCCCATCAAACAGATTTTGGCCAGTAAACAGTTCAAATCAATTTATTTGGATAAGTTATTATGGTCAAAAAAGTAA
- a CDS encoding pyridoxamine 5'-phosphate oxidase family protein — protein sequence MFHKMRRFKQAVSESECRKILLEEKRGTFSVIGTNGYPYALPINFYYDEKDNRIYFHGAKEGHKFEAIKKCDKVCFTTWDSGFKKEGAWEWNVTSVIVFGRAKLIEDSEIKEDKVRKLALKYYPTREEVEEGIAHALDRTQLFAIEIEHMTGKLVNEK from the coding sequence ATGTTTCATAAAATGAGAAGATTTAAACAGGCTGTATCAGAGTCTGAATGCAGGAAGATCTTATTAGAGGAAAAAAGAGGAACTTTTTCAGTCATAGGGACTAATGGTTATCCATACGCACTGCCCATTAATTTTTACTATGATGAAAAAGATAATCGTATTTATTTTCATGGCGCTAAAGAAGGACATAAGTTTGAGGCGATAAAAAAATGTGATAAGGTCTGTTTTACCACTTGGGATAGCGGCTTTAAAAAAGAGGGGGCCTGGGAATGGAATGTTACCAGCGTCATCGTTTTTGGTCGAGCAAAGCTTATTGAAGATAGTGAAATCAAGGAAGATAAAGTTCGCAAGCTTGCTTTGAAGTACTATCCGACTCGTGAAGAGGTTGAAGAAGGAATCGCTCATGCTCTTGATCGCACACAGCTTTTTGCCATTGAAATTGAGCATATGACTGGCAAGCTGGTAAATGAAAAGTAA
- a CDS encoding GGDEF domain-containing protein — protein MINKNLILHEIETLNHWIKEKEITTLINDSRSVIVQIFSAKNEPEWFLEIDSIIRTVVPQATIVGASSMGEILEGRLLTNTTILSFLFLERTQVQSYFIETEAQNEKTLGKKLAEEIETDCDKIAGILVMSTPATTNVADFLYGFTVGRNGSYPVFGGGAGVYDTGQKPLVTLNQQFSSNAVVALVFSGDEIFIKVHTYLGWESLSKELTLTETDGLWLKTIDDQPAFDVYHRYLNIHDDENFFLNVLEFPLLVERNGITYAKTPISVNEDKAIKFLADIRQGESARIGYGNPAVIIENARDIQERVQSFNPQAIFIFSCTCRRFLLQSEVELETKAFEKIAPTSGFYTHGEIYSPDRNVMILNATMVAVSMKENISESSMSTLKGGHAQEAREAFKNNNVESHQLSFSKTKTNAANGGEQVIEKVKEEQISSDPFIYQNNLIISRLVNFIKAVTDELEVANQTTIRLAERDYLTQVYNRMKGHKLLVREVSKCNQQNLRLSILMIDADSFKKVNDTFGHNVGDEILIQLTRVLSNNIRNVDILSRWGGEEFLIIMPNLESDDAIRAGERLRAALEQTLFTHDIKQTASFGVATYKIGESPDELIDRADKALYEAKKMGRNRVVFKSVE, from the coding sequence ATGATTAATAAGAACCTGATCTTACATGAGATAGAAACATTAAATCATTGGATCAAAGAAAAGGAAATTACAACACTTATCAATGATTCTCGTTCTGTAATAGTTCAAATATTTTCTGCAAAGAACGAGCCTGAGTGGTTTTTGGAAATTGATTCAATCATCAGAACTGTTGTCCCCCAAGCAACCATTGTTGGCGCAAGTTCTATGGGAGAAATCTTAGAAGGTCGTTTATTGACAAATACCACAATTCTTTCCTTTTTATTTTTGGAAAGAACTCAAGTGCAGAGTTATTTCATTGAAACAGAAGCTCAGAATGAAAAAACATTAGGAAAAAAACTCGCGGAAGAAATTGAAACGGACTGTGATAAGATTGCCGGAATATTAGTCATGTCTACTCCTGCTACAACAAATGTTGCTGATTTTTTATATGGTTTTACGGTTGGAAGAAACGGCAGCTATCCAGTTTTCGGAGGAGGTGCAGGGGTTTATGATACTGGTCAAAAACCACTGGTTACTCTAAATCAGCAATTCTCTTCCAATGCAGTTGTTGCCTTAGTCTTTTCAGGAGATGAGATTTTTATCAAAGTCCATACTTATTTGGGTTGGGAGTCGCTTAGTAAAGAATTGACTTTGACAGAAACAGATGGTTTGTGGTTAAAAACAATTGATGATCAGCCAGCATTTGATGTCTATCACCGTTATTTGAATATTCATGATGATGAAAACTTTTTTTTAAATGTTCTGGAATTTCCGCTTCTTGTTGAAAGAAACGGAATTACTTATGCTAAAACCCCTATTTCTGTTAATGAGGACAAAGCAATAAAATTTTTGGCAGACATCAGACAGGGAGAATCAGCACGGATCGGTTATGGAAATCCGGCAGTGATAATTGAAAATGCCAGGGATATCCAAGAACGGGTTCAGTCTTTCAACCCACAAGCGATTTTTATTTTTTCCTGTACCTGTCGTCGTTTTTTACTGCAGAGTGAAGTAGAACTCGAAACTAAAGCATTCGAGAAAATTGCACCAACGTCGGGATTTTATACGCACGGTGAGATTTATTCTCCTGATAGAAATGTGATGATTCTTAATGCGACAATGGTGGCGGTGAGTATGAAAGAAAACATTTCCGAATCGTCGATGAGTACGTTGAAGGGTGGACATGCTCAGGAGGCTAGGGAGGCTTTCAAAAATAATAATGTTGAATCGCATCAGCTTTCATTTTCAAAGACAAAAACTAATGCAGCTAACGGCGGGGAACAAGTCATTGAAAAGGTAAAGGAAGAACAAATTTCTAGTGATCCATTTATTTATCAGAACAATCTGATTATTTCCCGTCTGGTTAATTTTATCAAAGCAGTTACTGACGAACTTGAGGTGGCTAACCAGACAACAATACGATTGGCTGAAAGAGATTATTTAACTCAGGTCTATAATCGTATGAAAGGACATAAGCTCCTAGTCCGTGAAGTGAGTAAATGTAATCAGCAAAATCTGAGATTATCTATTTTAATGATTGATGCAGATAGCTTTAAGAAAGTTAACGATACTTTTGGTCATAATGTTGGTGACGAAATATTGATTCAGTTAACAAGGGTTTTGAGTAATAATATCCGAAATGTTGATATTTTAAGTCGCTGGGGTGGTGAAGAATTTTTGATCATAATGCCGAACCTTGAAAGTGACGACGCCATCAGAGCTGGGGAAAGATTAAGAGCAGCATTAGAACAGACTTTGTTTACACATGATATTAAACAAACAGCCAGCTTTGGTGTAGCTACCTATAAAATAGGAGAATCCCCTGATGAATTGATTGATCGGGCAGATAAGGCTCTTTATGAAGCAAAAAAAATGGGGCGAAATCGTGTCGTTTTCAAAAGTGTAGAATAA